A genome region from Musa acuminata AAA Group cultivar baxijiao chromosome BXJ3-5, Cavendish_Baxijiao_AAA, whole genome shotgun sequence includes the following:
- the LOC135638049 gene encoding uncharacterized protein LOC135638049 produces MHYNSSRSCRREEPQPAVAYGRDQVWTDPVRAEGHFHSRKWPNASRIAFDSTRDIGSCAGKNSFALEISQNLSKKAGEIPTKEAIDEEVSKEKGIRCPAPSLVARLMGLDTLPSSVRGSKNMEDCCKAIPSKCTSVNCICIHPNDRSQFRSTDEKQEFKDVFEVTETSKIKKHKNHTNSRKMLGCRGNEAGMDLTNQNSRDAKRLSNHDLLQNGKTFNDAFEVSDLSKDLFVELLQDPNSFLAKHNVDLRHAPLSPHRSKITILKPSKASKHWSSEGWSESFKSERRPDGFLHMHQESTGSIKMKTASLGKHSIKENNVSLSCNLSASLHAARTTTFLHPARIVILKPNLEKAQKIARGDLFTHENSFISKKCREILASGIQELHDKDIQKFFFHTEGLSHKGSVEIAREITRKMRHTISSQTKKNFASQMNPYAKSGDSFIMPGIVKLNHSEAFYLSTDNFGEWNNSFSPSSSYSAESSASMEARKCLSERWKITHQFKNTKLCSRGSNTLGELLAQSDRKTPKATLDSLDTKKVSDEKLSKDEILESKGYRLGISSKDSLKDGSSGFLPRFSSLPASSIVYGSPRPSDRKQDGRSSNDTIKDVRHMGSSVASEAKCSKPGTAEVKSSKHHNHNSRLAHPVEEENMLPEREIHVNSEGLRKSIHVKNYLDNTMLHPEPTDYAITIRKSSASIPIVGDDSRRLITQVEQATQSSFQVPSVRNDVVIEDISSDHPQVKRLQFEYDPSESLPLSFKELELPSPVSVLETPSEEGSTTGCLERLSADLKELRMKLELLKLESVDAYMPTTNKDYTGDDHVPRSSGAINRGEFIDDDDRDFAYLLDILVESGIHGVDDNKLSDACYLHGCPVDQMVFHKLEKKYNGNASWSRSERKLLFDLINHTLAGFITKCMDVNPGVRSRIHLRAWNREDLAEGLWQMVVKLRNDQDCNRENKVLDPGWLGLRYDVDLIGREMERLLNDELLEEIVSEFAGA; encoded by the exons ATGCACTACAACAGCAGTCGATCGTGCCGCAGGGAGGAGCCCCAACCTGCGGTGGCATACGGCCGCGATCAGGTCTGGACGGACCCAGTCCGCGCGGAAG GGCATTTCCATTCCAGAAAATGGCCAAATGCTTCAAGGATTGCATTTGATTCTACTCGTGACATTGGTTCTTGTGCAGGAAAAAATTCT TTTGCTCTTGAGATTAGTCAAAACTTATCTAAGAAAGCTGGAGAAATTCCAACGAAGGAAGCAATAGATGAAGAGGTATCAAAAGAGAAAGGCATTAGGTGTCCTGCACCAAGTTTAGTTGCAAGACTAATGGGTCTTGATACACTACCCTCTTCGGTTAGAGGATCGAAAAATATGGAAGATTGCTGCAAAGCAATACCGTCAAAATGTACATCGGTGAATTGTATATGTATACATCCTAATGACCGTTCACAATTTAGAAGCACCGATGAGAAGCAAGAGTTCAAAGATGTTTTTGAAGTAACAGAAACATCCAAGATTAAGAAGCATAAGAACCACACTAATAGCAGGAAAATGCTTGGCTGCAGAGGAAATGAAGCTGGAATGGATCTTACGAATCAGAACTCCAGGGATGCAAAACGTCTTTCTAATCATGATCTGCTTCAAAATGGTAAAACTTTCAATGATGCATTTGAAGTCTCGGACTTGAGCAAGGATCTTTTCGTGGAACTTCTCCAAGATCCCAATTCTTTTTTAGCAAAGCATAATGTAGATCTGAGGCATGCACCACTGTCACCTCATCGAAGCAAGATCACAATATTGAAACCGTCTAAAGCCAGTAAACATTGGAGCAGTGAAGGTTGGTCAGAATCATTTAAATCAGAAAGAAGGCCTGATGGGTTCCTTCATATGCATCAAGAAAGCACAGGTTCAATTAAGATGAAAACGGCAAGCCTTGGCAAACACTCTATCAAAGAAAACAATGTTTCTCTTTCATGTAATTTATCAGCATCACTACATGCAGCTAGAACCACAACTTTTCTTCATCCTGCTCGCATTGTTATTTTAAAGCCAAACTTGGAGAAAGCCCAAAAGATTGCAAGGGGTGATTTATTCACCCATGAGAACAGTTTCATTTCCAAAAAATGCAGAGAAATTTTAGCATCTGGAATTCAGGAGCTGCACGACAAAGATATACAGAAGTTCTTCTTTCACACTGAGGGATTGAGCCATAAGGGTTCAGTAGAGATTGCTAGAGAGATTACAAGAAAAATGAGGCACACGATAAGCAGTCAAACCAAAAAGAACTTTGCCTCACAAATGAATCCCTATGCTAAGAGTGGAGACTCATTTATCATGCCAGGCATTGTGAAGCTCAACCACTCAGAGGCCTTTTATCTGTCTACTGACAATTTTGGCGAGTGGAATAACAGCTTCAGCCCTTCATCTTCATATTCAGCTGAATCTTCTGCGAGCATGGAAGCTCGAAAATGTCTGTCTGAAAGATGGAAGATCACTCACCAATTTAAGAATACGAAACTTTGTTCTCGAGGCTCAAACACACTGGGTGAATTGCTTGCGCAATCTGATAGAAAGACACCAAAGGCTACTCTGGATTCATTAGATACTAAGAAAGTTTCAGATGAAAAGTTGTCCAAAGATGAGATACTTGAAAGCAAGGGCTACCGTTTGGGTATTAGCAGCAAGGACAGCTTGAAAGATGGGAGCTCCGGATTCTTGCCGAGGTTCAGTTCACTTCCAGCGTCAAGTATTGTTTATGGAAGCCCAAGACCAAGTGACAGAAAACAAGATGGTAGAAGTAGTAATGATACGATCAAAGACGTGCGACACATGGGATCCTCTGTTGCTTCAGAAGCAAAATGTAGTAAGCCAGGAACTGCAGAAGTTAAGAGCTCTAAGCATCATAATCACAATTCTCGACTAGCTCATCCAGTTGAAGAGGAAAATATGCTACCTGAACGGGAGATTCATGTGAATTCAGAAGGATTGAGGAAGAGCATTCATGTGAAAAATTATTTAGACAACACAATGTTACATCCTGAACCTACTGATTATGCCATTACCATCAGAAAAAGTAGTGCCTCAATTCCCATAGTTGGAGATGACTCACGGCGATTGATCACTCAAGTAGAGCAAGCAACGCAGTCTTCATTTCAAGTGCCATCAGTTCGGAATGATGTAGTGATTGAG GATATATCAAGTGACCATCCTCAAGTCAAGCGGCTTCAGTTCGAGTATGATCCATCTGAATCACTTCCTCTAAGCTTTAAGGAGCTCGAACTGCCGAGTCCAGTCTCAGTTTTGGAGACTCCGTCCGAAGAAGGAAGCACTACAGGATGCCTTGAAAGATTAAGTGCAGATCTTAAAG AGCTTCGCATGAAACTCGAACTtctaaaacttgagtcagtggatGCGTACATGCCGACCACCAACAAAGATTATACAGGAGACGATCATGTGCCCCGGTCTTCAGGGGCGATAAATCGCGGGGAATTCATAGATGACGATGATAGGGACTTCGCTTACCTACTCGACATACTTGTAGAGTCAGGAATCCATGGTGTTGATGACAACAAGCTCTCGGATGCCTGCTACTTGCATGGCTGTCCTGTGGACCAGATGGTCTTCCATAAACTCGAGAAAAAGTACAACGGGAATGCATCATGGTCGAGATCAGAAAGAAAGCTGTTGTTTGATCTTATAAATCATACCCTGGCAGGTTTCATAACCAAATGCATGGATGTGAACCCAGGAGTGAGATCGAGGATTCATCTGCGAGCATGGAACCGTGAAGACCTTGCGGAAGGTCTGTGGCAAATGGTGGTCAAGCTAAGGAACGATCAGGACTGCAATCGGGAAAATAAGGTCCTGGATCCGGGATGGCTTGGTTTAAGATATGATGTCGATTTGATCGGAAGAGAGATGGAGAGGCTACTAAACGATGAGCTCTTGGAGGAAATTGTAAGTGAGTTTGCAGGAGCATAG